TTGGCACCCTCAGCGGCGGGGTTGAAGCGGAACAGGTTCCAGTAGCCGCACTCCACAGCCTTCTTCATTTCCTTCTGGCAGTTCATCATGCCGCCCTTGATGGAGTGCATCTCGCAGGGGGCGTAGCCGATAATCAGGGACGGGCCGGGATAAGCCTCGGCCTCCTGAATGGCCTTCAGGGTCTGGGCGGGGTTGGCACCCATGGCCACCTGAGCCACGTAGATATAGCCGTAACTCATGGCGATCTCCGCCAGGGACTTTTTCTTGATCTCCTTGCCGGCCGCGGCGAACTGCGCCACCTGGCCGATGTTGGACGCCTTGGAGGCCTGGCCGCCGGTATTGGAGTACACCTCGGTATCAAAGACGAAGACATTCACATCGTTGCCGGAGGCCAGGACGTGGTCCAGACCGCCGAAGCCGATGTCGTAGGCCCAGCCGTCGCCGCCGAAGATCCACATGGACTTCTTGGACAGGAACTCCTTGTCCGCCAGAATCTCAGCAGCCAGCTTGCAGGCGTCACACTGGCACAGCGTCTCGCCCTTTGCCTTCAGCTCCTCGCCGAAGGCATGGATCTCCGCCTTGGGATTGGCCAGCAGCTCGTCCACAGTGCAGATGCTGCTCTCCAGGGCGGCGATGTATGCCTTGGTGGCCTCGCCGTTGGCGGCGCTGTCCTCCATGGTGTCCAGCCACTTCTGGCCGGCCTCCTTCAGAGCGGGCACTGCCCAATCCTTGGCAATCAGCTCCCGGGTCAGATCCGCCAGACGGCTGCGGGTGGCCTGCTGGCCCAGATACATGCCCAGGCCGTGCTCAGCGTTATCCTCGAACAGGGAGTTGGCCCAAGCGGGACCATGGCCTTCCTTGTTGGTGCAGTAGGGAGAGGTGGCAGCCGGACCGCCCCAGATGGAGGAGCAGCCGGTGGCGTTGGAGATGTACATCCGGTCACCGAACAGCTGGGTAATCAGGCGGGCATAGCTGGTCTCGGCGCAGCCGGCGCAGGAGCCGGAGAACTCCAGCATGGGCTGACGGAACTGGCTGCCCTTGACGGTGTTGTCCTGCATGTCCTTCTTCTCGGACACCTGGGAGACGCAGTAGTTGAAGACCTCCTGCTGGGCGGCCTCCTGCTCCTGGTCCACCATGGTCAGGGCGTCCACCGGGCACTGGCCCACGCACACGGCGCAGCCCATGCAGTCCAGCGGGCTGATGGCCATGGTGTACTTGTACACGCCCTTGCCCTTGCCGGCCTTCACGTCCACGATCTTGGCGGCGGCGGGGGCATTCTTGGCCTCCTCCTCCGTCAGAGCGAAGGGACGGATGGTGGCGTGGGGGCAGACATAGGCGCAGTTGTTACACTGGATGCACTTGGTGGAATCCCAAGTGGGAACGGACACGGCCACGCCGCGCTTCTCATAGGCGGCGGCGCCCAGCTCGAACTGGCCGTCCACATGCTTGACGAAGGCGGACACGGGCAGGCTGTCGCCGTCCATGCGGCCCACGGGGTCCAGAATCGTGCTGACCTGCTCCACCAGAGCGGCGGGGCCCTCGTGCTTGACGGGCTCGGCCTCGTCCACAGCGTTGGCCCAGTCGGCGGGCACATCGAACTTCTTGTAGGCGGTGGCGCCGGCGTCGATGGCCTTGTGGTTCATGTCCACGATGTCCTGGCCCTTCTTCAGGTAGGAGTGGGTGGCGGCGTCCTTCATGTAGCCCACAGCCTCGCTCTCAGGCATGACCTTAGCCAGAGAGAAGAAGGCGGACTGCAGGATGGTGTTGGTGCGCTTGCCCATGCCGATTTCCTTGGCCAGGTCGATGGCGTTGATGGTGTAGACCTGAATGTTGTTCTTGGCGATGTAGCGCTTGGAGGCGGCATCCAGATGGTGGCTCAGCTCCTCGTCGCTCCACTGGCAGTTGATCAGGAACACACCGCCGGGCTTCACGTCCCGGACAATGGGGAAGTGCTTGGTGATGTAGGCGGGCACGTGGCAGGCCACGAAGTCGGCCTTGTTGATGTAGTAGGAAGACTTGATGGGGGAGTCGCCGAAGCGCAGGTGGCTGATGGTGACGCCGCCGGTCTTCTTGGAGTCGTACTGGAAGTACGCCTGGACATACTTGTCGGTATGGTCGCCGATGATCTTGATGGAGTTCTTGTTGGCGCCCACGGTGCCGTCGCCGCCCAGGCCCCAGAACTTGCACTCAATCGTACCGGCGGGAGCCACGCTGGGAGCGGGCTTCTCCTCCAGGCTCAGGTGGGTCACATCGTCCACGATGCCGATGGTGAACTCGCGCTTCATGGAATCCTTCTTCAGCTCGTCATACACGGCGAAGACGGAGGCGGGCGGGGTGTCCTTGCTGCCCAGGCCGTAACGGCCGCCGATCACCTGGATGTCGGTCCGGCCGGCGTTGGCCAGAGCAGTGACCACGTCCATGTACAGGGGCTCGCCCTGGGAGCCGGGCTCCTTGGTGCGGTCCAGCACGGCGATCTTCTTGCAGGTGGCGGGGATGGCGGCGAGCAGCTTGTCCGCACGCCAGGGCCGGTACAGCCGGACCTTGATGAGGCCCACCTTCTCGCCGCCCGCATTCAGATAGTCGATGACCTCCTCAGCCACGTCGCAGATGGAGCCCATGGCGATGATGACGCGGTCTGCGTCGGCAGCGCCGTAGTAGTTGAACAGCTGATAGTCGGTACCCAGCTTCTCGTTGATCTTGCCCATGTACTTCTCCACCACGTCGGGCAGAGCGGTGTAGTAGCTGTTGCAGGCCTCACGATGCTGGAAGAAGATGTCGCCGTTCTCGTGAGAGCCGCGCATGTTGGGCCGCTCGGGATTCAGGGCGTGCTTGCGGAACGCCGCCACGGCGTCCATGTCGCACATCTCCTTCAGGTCATCGTAATCCCACACGGCGACCTTCTGGATCTCGTGAGAGGTCCGGAAACCGTCGAAGAAGTTCACGAAGGGAACGCGGCCCTCAATGGCGGCCAGATGGGCCACGGGCGCCAGGTCCATGACCTCCTGCACGTTGCCCTCGCACAGCATGGCGAAGCCGGTCTGGCGGCAGGCCATGACGTCGGAGTGGTCGCCGAAAATGTTCAGGGCGTGGGTGGACACGGTACGGGCGGACACATGGAACACGCAGGGCAGCAGCTCGCCGGCGATCTTGTACATATTGGGGATCATCAGCAGCAGGCCCTGGGATGCGGTGTAGGTGGTGGTCAGCGCACCGGCGGCCAGGGAGCCGTGGACCGTGCCGGAGGCACCCGCCTCGGACTGCATCTCGACGACCTTGACAGTGGTGCCGAAAATGTTCTTCTGACCAGCGGCGGACCACTGGTCGACCAAGTCTGCCATGGGAGAGGACGGGGTGATGGGATAGATCCCCGCCACTTCGGTAAACGCATAGCTGACATACGCAGCTGCGTTGTTACCGTCCATGGACTTGAACTTTCTTGCCATAAACTTACCTCCTATAAATGTGCTGCCCACACGACAGCATTCTGAACCAACATGAACACGGTCGCATTCCCCCGAATGCTCATGCAGTGTTATTATATCACTTGAAATTTGCCGTGTAAATAACTGCCTTGTTATTTTTTGCGCAAATTTTCTGGTTTCTGCGGAAACGTCAAGACTTCCTGGAATTTTCAGGCCAGTTTTGGAATCCGGGGTTTCTTATTTCGTCGTTTTGTGGTAAACTGACTTCCGTGAAAACGGCGGTTTTCGACAATTCGCAATCGGCTCTTCCGGCAGCGGGCGGCAGCCTGGAGCGGGAGGGCTTCTGGAGGTGGTCGTTTATGGTGGTGACGGTGCGCTCCCTGGGACTGAACGGCATTGCCGGGTATGCGGTCAGCGCGGAGTGCTTCCTCTCCGGCGGGCTGCCCGCCTTTGACATCGTGGGTCTGCCGGACGCCGCCGTGCGGGAGGCCCGGGAGCGAGTCCGGGCGGCGGTGAAGAACTGCGGGGCCAAGTTCCCCGTCAGCCGAATCACGGTGAATCTGGCCCCGGCCGGGCAGAAAAAGGCGGGCACAGTCTACGACCTGCCCATCTTTGTGGGGCTGCTGGCCGCAGGACGGGAGCTGCCGCCGCCGGCCCAGCAAGCGGCGTTTATCGGGGAGCTGTCCCTCACCGGGGCGCTGCGGGGCGTCACCGGCGTGCTGCCCATGGCCCTGGCAGCCCGGGACGCCGGTGTGAAGGAGCTGTATGTCCCGGCGGAGAACGCCGCTGAGGCCACGCTGGCAGGCGGCCTCACCGTCTACGGCGT
This DNA window, taken from Dysosmobacter welbionis, encodes the following:
- the nifJ gene encoding pyruvate:ferredoxin (flavodoxin) oxidoreductase, with protein sequence MARKFKSMDGNNAAAYVSYAFTEVAGIYPITPSSPMADLVDQWSAAGQKNIFGTTVKVVEMQSEAGASGTVHGSLAAGALTTTYTASQGLLLMIPNMYKIAGELLPCVFHVSARTVSTHALNIFGDHSDVMACRQTGFAMLCEGNVQEVMDLAPVAHLAAIEGRVPFVNFFDGFRTSHEIQKVAVWDYDDLKEMCDMDAVAAFRKHALNPERPNMRGSHENGDIFFQHREACNSYYTALPDVVEKYMGKINEKLGTDYQLFNYYGAADADRVIIAMGSICDVAEEVIDYLNAGGEKVGLIKVRLYRPWRADKLLAAIPATCKKIAVLDRTKEPGSQGEPLYMDVVTALANAGRTDIQVIGGRYGLGSKDTPPASVFAVYDELKKDSMKREFTIGIVDDVTHLSLEEKPAPSVAPAGTIECKFWGLGGDGTVGANKNSIKIIGDHTDKYVQAYFQYDSKKTGGVTISHLRFGDSPIKSSYYINKADFVACHVPAYITKHFPIVRDVKPGGVFLINCQWSDEELSHHLDAASKRYIAKNNIQVYTINAIDLAKEIGMGKRTNTILQSAFFSLAKVMPESEAVGYMKDAATHSYLKKGQDIVDMNHKAIDAGATAYKKFDVPADWANAVDEAEPVKHEGPAALVEQVSTILDPVGRMDGDSLPVSAFVKHVDGQFELGAAAYEKRGVAVSVPTWDSTKCIQCNNCAYVCPHATIRPFALTEEEAKNAPAAAKIVDVKAGKGKGVYKYTMAISPLDCMGCAVCVGQCPVDALTMVDQEQEAAQQEVFNYCVSQVSEKKDMQDNTVKGSQFRQPMLEFSGSCAGCAETSYARLITQLFGDRMYISNATGCSSIWGGPAATSPYCTNKEGHGPAWANSLFEDNAEHGLGMYLGQQATRSRLADLTRELIAKDWAVPALKEAGQKWLDTMEDSAANGEATKAYIAALESSICTVDELLANPKAEIHAFGEELKAKGETLCQCDACKLAAEILADKEFLSKKSMWIFGGDGWAYDIGFGGLDHVLASGNDVNVFVFDTEVYSNTGGQASKASNIGQVAQFAAAGKEIKKKSLAEIAMSYGYIYVAQVAMGANPAQTLKAIQEAEAYPGPSLIIGYAPCEMHSIKGGMMNCQKEMKKAVECGYWNLFRFNPAAEGAKFTLDSKEPAGGYQEFLMNEARYSRLTREFPDRAGELFQRNEKAAMDRYQHLLKLKAMYSE